ACGTaccattttaaagttttatttaaagtAGTGTTTATTATTGTGTAAACAGACATGCCACCTAAAAGTGATTTGTGGAAATACTTTGATAAATGCATTGAAGATAAAAATTATGCAAAATGCCGATTATGTTCTAAAAGAATTAAAACATGTAGCAATACATCCAATTTAAAATGCCACCTAAAGAGCACACATAAagaattttctttcaaaaatggtaATTCTTCTATAAAAAAAGTCAACAGTGATGTACAAGAAAGTGTAGATGTAATTACTGATACAGAGTATAACGACGACACTCGAAGTACTTCTTCACTTTCAGAAATATCAACATCATCATCTTCTTTTACTCAACAACCTAGTACAAGTGGCTATTATGCACCCACTCCTTACAAAAGACAAAAAACAATAGTAGAGTCTGTTAAAAGGTTAAAATCTTATAGTGAAAgtggtacaaaatatttaaaaataacaaattccATTCTATATATGATTTGTCGGGATTACCAGCCGATATCCATTGTCGATAATGAGAGATTTCAAAACCTAATTAAGCAGCTCTCTGGTGGCCTCTACAAAATACCTTCCAGGAAAACTATTAATGCTCTTTTAGATAAAAAGTACATCGCTGTGTCAAATTTGTTTGGCCAAAAAATACAGTCTTTAACATCGTATACTATAACCACAGATATATGGACTGAAACGATGCAGTCTAAAAGTTTTATTGGGTTAACATTACATTTTGTTGATGATCTTAAAATAGATTCTGTGGTATTGAGAGTCACTGAGTTATGTCAGTCACATACAGGAAAATATTTGCGGGAAGTATTGACTACCATTATGGAAGATTGGCATATTATGACGGAACGTGTTTCGGCCATAATTACTGATCGAgctgcaaacatcaataatgcaGTGGAGACAATTTTTGGGAAAAAAAAAACATCTGCACTGTTTTGCACATCAAATTAATTTAATCGCTGAACGAGCCATTGGATCTTATGAACCCTTAAcagaacttttaaaaaaaatgaaacaaataataACGTGGTTTAAGCAGAGTGTAAATGCTAGTGATGAGTTAAGAAAAGCCCAAGACCCAGATAATATGAAAAAACTAATTCAAGAAGTTTCCACTAGATGGAATTTAACATATTATTCCATTACTAGATTTCTCGAATTAAGAGATATAATTAATCAAATTGTCAATCGACATTCATCAGCACCAGGAATGATTAATGCTCGAGAAGCAGAAGAGCTAAAAGAGGTTCAAGATATATTGCTTCCCCTTGAAACTGCTACAAAACAACTGTCTGGTGAAAAATACACAACTAGTAGCATTGTCATTCCAATGATTTTTAATATAAAGAAGAAAATTGAAGGAAGTACACCTAAATACGAAATtgggaagaaattaaaagaatctCTCTTAGGAGAATGTAACAAACGTTTTGGAATGGCAGAACAAGTTCATTTACTATCAGTTTCCACGCTTCTTGATCCTCGCTTTAAGAAGATGTATTTTACTTCTCCATTAGATTGTGTAAAAGCAGTTCAAAATATACAAGAGGAACTGCAACTGAAAATGGACGTCTCTCAACAAAGCTTTTCTATCgtcaatgaacaaaaagaaaaagaaccagGTAAACATTTTTTGTCTTAATTTGTTGAATGATAATTAAtctaaattttaattgttttagctATACCCGAAGTATTTGATTTATGGGAAGATCATTCAAGATTAATCTCTGAAAACACAAAAGAAATATCAACATCTGCCCCTTCATCTGAGTTATCTCTTTATTTAAAAAGCTCAGTTTTATCAATAAAAGTAGAACCAATTAAATGGTGGGAAGAAAATAAAGCTACGTACCCGAATTTGGCAATTATAGCACATAAATATTTAGCAGTTGTAGCCACATCCGTACCGTCTGAACGACTCTTTTCTAAAGCTGGCCAAACAGTAACCCAGCAACGAAACAGAATAAAAGGAAAGCTGCTATCAAAACTGTTATTTTTACAAGATATTGATAAGCATTATTGGggcttataattttaatatattacttatttgtttttttttttctaataatttggtTGTGTTTAAGATATCTATCAAGccaaaatttttaattgtttaatattaGGTTAAGGTTACACTGTTTTAATGAAATAAACTTAGTAACtattgtttttaagatgtttTATTGTATAACTAAAACATATTCAAAACAAGTCCTCCAATTCCATTTTATTCTTCAATTTCAGGGAGTAGAAATGAAAATGCTGTATTCTTGAAAAAAATTCTGATGATGATCATTACGCATACACCACGTTTTTCAGCAATTAAATCACGTTTATATAATActtatttagtttattattttCACATTACTCAACATTTGTAAAAACATCGATGTTTCTAGAACATCGATGTTTTCTTTTCGATATTTCGGTACTATCGATGTTCAGCTTCGATGTTACCATCGATGTTCAACATCGATGTTTTTTACCGATGTCGCATCcctatatgtagtacacaaagaAGCTATCACCACTACGAGCCCCTTCCCagatcagttggcccacctatggaatttgcagtttaagttgattaccataaacaaattatactctgtcGTTTGCTTTTTGCTGATTATACAaagggtcgaggtaaagttatcgatgacaaaatttgttcaatcattattagattatttaattttaattctataaaatccaattcggaaatcgcaaATTTTTTGCAATTGTCACgttatagtgtaagaaatatagtcagaagatacaaaactacagattcggtcgtcacaaaatctagaaatatacgaaaaaataaaataatcgaagTAGATCGAAGGGCGTTAacacgcattatagtgaaaatcCGACGAGAAAATTATATGAGTATTGGAaaacacgtttctagatcaacatgtcaccgagaaaCCCACAAAATAGGATTTGGTATGTAcgaagtaagttttatagttgaaaaaattagaaagaattgtttttaataaattttatttttattttaggctaaCGAAAAGCCacttacaacaaaagaaaaatagactaagatggtcaaaagaacATAAAGATTAGACTCAGCTGCAATGGGATTTAATACAATGGAGTAATGAGTCCAGATTTGTAGTGTGTGTTAAAAACAGTAGTACTAGTGACAACTATTGACAACATATCAGCTGATATTCGCAAAATTGGGGGGGACACACTGGTAGATAGATTTTATAAACTAATAACAGACATGTAGAACACAAAATACGTTCCAGAAGTCTGAAAAAAGCCCAATTTACAAGAACAGAGAAAAAAGAGAAACATATCCCTACTCTGTATGAGCTATAAGGTCTTTAACAAAAGAATTTGAGTCACTTCATACAGCAAATCATAGTGGAGTCGAATTTAGACCAGTATGGTCTATTATACTATTACCCATCTATGCAATGTAAAACAAATATTAAGTAAAGTCTGGGAGTCTGTCCCCAACTGAATCTTTTTTAGGTCAGCCTACTTTTCGTCGGCCTTGAGGATTGCAATACAGCGCTGTTCTGGTAATGTTACAACTTGGGAATATGAAGAGGAGTATTTCCTACACAAATTTAATGGTATATAATCTcttatgatcaattttaatttatgaAATCAGAACATAGACAAAATTTCTAAGAAAATTATTACTAAAACAGTTAAACCAATACCGACTCATACAAGTTTTAATTTTCGGTAAATGCTATTTTATTTTGAACATATGAAGctttcttatattattttaaaataatatgtacAGTTAGAATTAAAGTGAAAACCTATTGTCAAAAATGCTATCCTCAAAAATATATTATCAATAGTTCTACAAGAATTTTCGTGGTATACGACATATTAAGTTaaatttatagtttataatataaaatcaactagactttttttcttgaaaatatttcttgtttttatatTAGTCAACTGCACTAAAACCTACAAGTTAATCTGTCAAACACCGAAACATATCCCAGTTTTACCAAAtctgtttataaattttttttatactatttattaGACGATTTCTAGAAAACCTAACTTTTCTTTTTTACCCAGATGTATATTTAAACAGAAAATGTAttaagaagaagataataaataaatcataaaaagCAAGTTTCCTTTATTACTAATTGCAATTAATCATTGTAGAAAAATGTCGTAACACAAAACACCAAGTGCTTTAGCTTATTTTGCAGAGTAAGTAAAACAAGCCCAGAAATGCAGAAATTCGTGGCTCAAAAACTTACAACACTCATAACCAACTTTTgatcagaaataaaaatatctgtgAACACTAGCAACCATACCGAAAATGGGAGAAACATATCACTGACCTCTTAGATGATGCTGCTCGAGAAAGCTTAAATGGTTGATGGTGGTCTGTGTTGATAACACTGCCTAAGAGAAGCATATCAACCAAATGCAGCGACTTTACACTGATCAATTTAATGAGCCAAACATTTAAGGTATTTTGGCGAATTCTGCACACTGAGTATTTCTTCTACTCGAAAGCAGAATGGGTGATGCACGTTCTCCTATAAAAAAAGTTGTGAACTTCAAAAGAACGTACCTATAAGTCTGCAGGTCACGTCGATTTCCTAGCTACAAGCAACAGAAACatgataaaaacatttattttggtAGAAAGAGAGGCAAAAATACTGGCATAAAAATGtacaacaaaatcaatacaatGTCAGCAAAGCAATATAAATAAGACTTACAGAGTTTAACCATAGAAGATTGAAAGCGTAAAGATTTTGTATATCTAGGCTCACTAGTCATCAAAGACAATAATGTCagagaaaatattaaaagaaggaTACCTTGTATATGAGTCAGAGATACGGACATTAACAAAAACTGATAAGAAATTACTAGCTACCTTTGAAAccaaagtccttttgaattttatACAGTATGCGAAGAACCTGACATCATAGTATttataaatattgtaatattgcGGCGAAGAATTGGCTTTTATATAGATTTTAAAGCGAGGGAAGATTTTGATGATCTTTTGATGGAAATAtagttttgtaaatttaaaagcaataataataataataataccgaCGTGTTCTCAGATATTaataaatgttatataaaatCGTGAAATCAGATTAAAATCATTGCCTGTCCATGTTCAGCATAGTAGAACAAAGAACTTTGGACAGGAAACGCCAATCATCTCAAAACAGTATGATAATTAAGTATATAAAAAGTAAAGAGAAGTTATATTTAAaacttaatatatttaaaattgacTCAGTtacaatgaactccttttacaaaaagaagcccccaACGaaatcagccctaatggatccacaaaaaatgagatcgactacatacggTCCACGGAAAGATATattattaaagatgtaacagttcttaacagattcacaacaggtaacGATCACAGGATGGTAAGAGCAAAAATTAGaattgacggtaactatgaaatgaaaagaaaaataattagaaactgggatctagtagatagagacaaactagggcaatataaagagatatacaaagacctattaaaagaacaccttacccaaaaattagacagtgatgataaagatatagacgaaatagacaacatacttacagcaacgatgattacatcaagaaaagaaatagcaaaaaggatcttaaaaagaacaactatatatcaacagaaacaaagaagcttatggataaaagaaggaagctgaacgaagagggcaaaaggaaatctatagaatatgtagaaatcaataaaataataagcagaatgataaaagaaaataagagagaagaacaagaaataaaaatagaagaagtaatacagaacaacaaaaatatgaaatgcttaagaccgaaattaggtaagtgtaaaataaacaaaataaaagatgtaaacggagtagaaacaaacattaaagatgacatcataaatataATCTACCATTTCTACttagaattatataaaacaaaaaaggaaccaccagaagaaattaaaaaccaacttaaggctaaaataaaaagtgtcaactcagagctacagccaaaAATAATCAAATGAGAAATAAataaggcattgaaagaaatgaaaaacaacaaatcgcctggaaaagatagAATAAAtgcagagatgctgaaatatggtgaaaaagtggtaattaatactctacattccctttttaacagaatattaaaagaaaaagaaatcccaaacaactggaaggaatccgtaaccattatcctacacaagaaaggggataaaggaaatataaaaaactaccgtcctataacactcctcaaagttatgtataaactcctaacaaaaattttaaccaatagattgacgacaaaattcaaCGGATCAGAGTCGACAGAACAAGCtagttttagaaagggattcagcacaagtaaCCATTTACTAAgtttgaaaatacttatagaacgagcaaatgaataccacattcctctatataaagcgttcatagatttcgaaaaggctctcgacagtgtcgaacattgggcagtgaaaagttcttttgagtaacagcagaattgaccacagatatacggaactaatagccaaagtatatgaaggaacaaaatcaatacaagtaaatagaggcgtgagacagggtaacacaatatcaccgaaactttttaaTCAGGCCCTGGAAGATATTTTTGAAGATTAGAATGGAAAGAAAAAGGTATTAAAATTTGTAGACGACGCTTGAACCATCTacggtacgctgatgacatcgcattgataaccgataaaaaagaagaattatttgaaatggtgAAAGAACTGGACATAGAAACTGGAAAGATAGACCTTAATGTctattacagcaagaccaaaatcataacaaatatatatatatatatatatatatatatatatatatatatatatatatataccaatatatatatatacatatatatatatatacatatatatatatatatatatatatatatttatttacggtaacaattgacttcccacatgtaaagttgtaggttcaattggcttccgctggtcaattggcatccggtattcggatgccaattgacctcttcaaaataatatcagaaacgcatagtggatgatattataaggctctttacgcgatatgaacccggaatccaattgaaccgttttttgattcgtaaataaatcgtagttcgaggcaaaaaataagcagcgccaccatcgatttgtgtatattgagttgaagcgatattcatgtcgttgcagcttagcggttcaattggcatctacaggatgtgatacgattttggaagccagttagtcacttagattgtcttagattccaggtttataaaggttcgagtaacatctggtcgattcgcgtttgagtttaattcttagaatggatattttttgtttagtttttggatttacaatatattattggttttatcttactttcttgttatctgcagtcttttattctttttgaaaggttttataaccttatttctcagcgccatgtgtataattttttgaagcacattgctaaaacgttgtgtattaaaaagcatttaatgttaggggttgtaaatgcattaaaaatgttgtgaattttgaaaatgtggtttggcgctgtgttaataagattctttcgttaagatgcttagtttttatctatctctggttatgctttgtctttttttctgtgaaaatattaactaatattataaatgtgagtgtaaggtgtttgtcggcttgttttttttcgcattccctgtttaactttttaaccgatcaattttgacagggacacaaataagcacagatgatacattttattaaaaaaagttgtattttcaagggatacttctcggcagaagacgccatcacaatcgaatcgaggataaaagctagtattttatatgtaaatgagaatgcaatccactcttaactgatcaacatttaatatgtcatcacaggtgttccgtgtgcaatgctgccaggtcacccatgtacagcttggaacaacaagagccatttgctgatcggtttaggtcaccgaaacccaaccaattatgattggatcaacagaaacaactactccgtgggctaatacccctaccggcattgaattatactattgatccaatggtcgcagaacaacacaacccatcaagtgtgaaacgccaaacagctgtttcggtccgccagaccttatcagtgacgcttggcttctccattggaaagttgtccgttctgcttaaggggacaaggtcctctgaatctcaaatgtaaatgagaatgcaatccactcttaactgatcaacatttaatatgtcatcacaggtgttccgtgtgcaatgctgccaggtcacccatgtacagcttggaacaataagagccatttgctgatcggtttaggccgccgaaacccaattaattatgtttagatcaacagaaacaactactccgagggctaatacccctaccggcattgaattatactattgatccaatggtcgcagcacaacacaacccatcaagtgtgaaacgccaaacagttgttgcggtccgccagacctcatcagtgacgcttggcttctccattggaaagttgtccgttctgcttaaggggacaaggtcctctgcatctcaaatgtaaatgagaatgcaatccattcttaactgatcaacatttaatatgtcatcaccggtgttccgtgtgcaatgctgccaggtcaaccatgtacaacttggaacaacaagagccctttgctgatcggtttaggtcaccgaaacccaaccaattatgtttggatcaacaaaaaccactactccgaggggtaatacacctactggcattgaattatactattgatccaatggtcgcagatcaacacaacccatcaagtgtgaaacgtcAAATAGCAGTTTCGGtgcgccagacctcatcagtgacgcttggcttctccattggaaagttgtccgttctgcttaaggggacaaggtcctctgaatctcaaatgtaaatgagaatgcaatccactcttaactgatcacataggtgacctagcagcattgcacacggaacacctgtgatgacatattaaatgttgatcagttaagagtggattgcattctcatttacatttgagattcagaggaccttgtccccttaagcagaacggacaactttccaatggagaagccaagcgtcacagataaggtctggcggaccgaaacagctgtttggcgtttcacacttgatgggttgtgtttttctgcgaccattggatcaatagtataattcaatgccggtaggggtattagcccacggagtagttgtttctgttgatccaatcataattggttgggtttcggtgacctaaaccgatcagcaaatggctcttgttgttccaagctgtacatgggtgacctggcagcattgcacacggaacacctgtgatgacatattaaatgttgatcagttaagagtggattgcattctcatttacatttgagattcagaggaccttgtccccttaagcagaacggacaactttccaatggagaagccaagcgtcactgatgaggtctggcgcaCCGAAACTGCTATTTgacgtttcacacttgatgggttgtgttgatctgcgaccattggatcaatagtataattcaatgccggtaggggtattagccctctgagtagttgtttctgttgatctaaatataattaattgggtttcggtgacctaaaccgatcagcaaatggctcttgttgttccaagctgtacatgggtgacctggcggcattgcacacggaacacctgtgatgacatattaaatgttgatcagttaagagtggattgcattctcatttacatttgagattcagaggaccttgtccccttaagcagaacggacaactttccaatggagaagccaagcgtcacagataaggtctggcggaccgaaacagctgtttggcgtttcacacttgatgggttgtgttgttctgcgaccattggatcaatagtttaattcaatgccggtaggggtattagccctcggagtagttgtttctgttgatccaaacataattggttgggtttcagtgacctaaaccgatcagcaaatggctcttgttgttccaagctgtacatgggtgacctggcagcattgcacacggaacacctgtgatgacatattaaatgttgatcagttaagagtggattgcattctcatctacatttgagattcagaggaccttgtacccttaagcagaacgaacaactttccaatggagaagccaagcgtcactgatgaggtctggcggaccgaaacagctgtttggcgtttcacacttgatgggttgtgttgttctgcgactataggatcaatagtataatgcaatgccggtaggggtattagccctcggagtagttgtttctgttgatccaaacataactagtattttatagtatagcaaagtaatacattttcgggtagatcagatatgtaggatttagtgctcgctcttctacctatattttattatagtgtcttatgaaatttcaatttctggatcattttttgtctttaactgggatattattactctcctgccttctactattctttgcttttctcaccactcctgctgatatctctatatttgtgtttcgtttatttattcgttcatagtttgttattaattttgcctcacacatatttgcgtcttaataattgtaataatatagaaatcttattacctgaataaaggaatcatgttttgttcaaataaatttaataaattaaaaccatttctacataccattttgaagataatcataacaacttgaaaacactacaacaaatgaaatggaataagcagttgttccacatctccaacgtAAGGATATGAAGAAAAATTGATTCTTAATATCGTGTGTATTTTTCACCAGCGCGAATTAGTGCTTGAAATCTACGTGGCATGCTGCGTATAAGCCTGTCGATATCTTGTTGAGGTACCTATATTTTCCCATTCTTCGATTAgagtttcttttagttgttgaagGATTTGAGGTGGATGTGGGCGCCTCGGGACACATCTATCTAACATATCCCAAAGATGTTCAATTAGTATAAGCGAATAAAtgcaatacactcttaactgctcaacacatcaaggtgttatagcaggtgttccgcgtgcaatgctgccatgttcactattggagtcactggagtagttgttgctattgatccaaaAAGTTAAGCTTTGCTTGGGTTTTCGGTAACCTTAACCGACAGCAAATGACTCTTGTTTTCCACGCTGTACATgtgaacatggcagcattgcacgcggaacacctgctataacaccttgatatgttgagcagttaagagtgtattgcaatttttcgcttatattttatagtcagaggacacagtccccaaagcagaacggacaactttccaatggtgaACCCAAACGTCACAATAGATCATTTTATGTACCATTATAGGTATGTGCCATGTATAGCCTTGATaaagacttaaaataaagtaaaaacattggcaaattttaaacattaactaggttttaattg
Above is a genomic segment from Diabrotica undecimpunctata isolate CICGRU unplaced genomic scaffold, icDiaUnde3 ctg00001010.1, whole genome shotgun sequence containing:
- the LOC140431547 gene encoding E3 SUMO-protein ligase ZBED1-like, with translation MKQIITWFKQSVNASDELRKAQDPDNMKKLIQEVSTRWNLTYYSITRFLELRDIINQIVNRHSSAPGMINAREAEELKEVQDILLPLETATKQLSGEKYTTSSIVIPMIFNIKKKIEGSTPKYEIGKKLKESLLGECNKRFGMAEQVHLLSVSTLLDPRFKKMYFTSPLDCVKAVQNIQEELQLKMDVSQQSFSIVNEQKEKEPAIPEVFDLWEDHSRLISENTKEISTSAPSSELSLYLKSSVLSIKVEPIKWWEENKATYPNLAIIAHKYLAVVATSVPSERLFSKAGQTVTQQRNRIKGKLLSKLLFLQDIDKHYWGL
- the LOC140431546 gene encoding uncharacterized protein, giving the protein MPPKSDLWKYFDKCIEDKNYAKCRLCSKRIKTCSNTSNLKCHLKSTHKEFSFKNGNSSIKKVNSDVQESVDVITDTEYNDDTRSTSSLSEISTSSSSFTQQPSTSGYYAPTPYKRQKTIVESVKRLKSYSESGTKYLKITNSILYMICRDYQPISIVDNERFQNLIKQLSGGLYKIPSRKTINALLDKKYIAVSNLFGQKIQSLTSYTITTDIWTETMQSKSFIGLTLHFVDDLKIDSVVLRVTELCQSHTGKYLREVLTTIMEDWHIMTERVSAIITDRAANINNAVETIFGKKKTSALFCTSN